The candidate division TA06 bacterium region TGGGCAAGTCCGGGCTGATCGGCCAGAAGATCGCGGCCACTTTGACCTCCACCGGCACCCCGGCCTTCTTCCTGCATCCCACCGACGCCCTGCACGGCGACCTGGGGCTGGTCTCCAAGGGGGACGTGGCAGTCATCATCAGCAAGAGCGGCGGCACCGACGAACTGTGCGAACTGCTGACCGTGCTCAAAAGGGTGGGGGTCAAGATCATCGCCCTTTTAGGCAAGACCGATTCGGCCTTGGCCGCCCAGTCCGACGTGGTGCTGGACGTCTCGGTCAAAGAGGAAGCCTGCCCCCACGACCTGGTGCCTACCAGCAGCACCACCGCGGCTTTGGCCATGGGCGACGCTTTGGCCGTGGCCCTGCTGGATCAGCGCAATTTCACTCCCGAGGACTTTGCCTGCTTCCACCCCGGCGGCGGGTTGGGCAAAAAACTTTTATTGCGGGTGTCCGACCTAATGCAGAGCGGCAAGGATATCCCCATCGTCAAACAAAGCGCCAGTATGAAGGATGTGATTCTGGAGATGACCGCCAAACGGGGCGTGACCTCGGTGGTGGACGAGAAAGGGAGCATCATCGGGATACTGACCGACGGCGATCTGAAAAGGCTTTTGACCAAATCCCATGATATCTTCGCTCTTAAGGTGGACGAGGTGATGAACAAAAATCCCAAGACGGTGGATCAGGGCCAGCTGGCGGTGAAGGCCGCCAAGATGATGGAGGATTTCCGAGTCACATCTCTGCTGGTAGCCGACAAGGAGAACCGGCCGGTGGGGATCATTCATCTGCACGATATCATGCGGGCGGGGGTGCTTTAATAGGGAATAGATATTTGGGAATAGATTTAAGGGCCGGAGGCAGGGACCAGATAATAGATTTTAGGGTTTGGAGAATAGGGAATAGCGATGATGAAAATAGTTGACAAATCAATCACCAGGGTTGAATTAATTGAGATGGCCAAAGCCATGTTCGGCAACATGGTCAAAGCCGTGGTCGATGTGGAGCAGGGCATCATGGCCGTGGGCGGAGAGCTTCATTCCGACGAAGAGGGGCTATTGCTGCAAAATGGCTCTGTTCAAAAAGATCTATGGGGAATAAACATTTACCCCGGGGCGGAAGGCCCGGATTGGATAGAGTTTGATTCAATGATCAACTTAAGGCCGACTCACAACAATCTAAGCCGGGGGGTTGACGATAAGGGATTGCAGGAAAAAATAATTAAAATCGTGTCAGGCTTGGTGCAATAATGGAATACCAGCATAAGAAACTGGCTGCCGGAAGGTGGTTC contains the following coding sequences:
- a CDS encoding KpsF/GutQ family sugar-phosphate isomerase, yielding MGAKKLIALGKKAVKAEALALSEMAGRMGPEFPQAVELLLAAKGKVIITGVGKSGLIGQKIAATLTSTGTPAFFLHPTDALHGDLGLVSKGDVAVIISKSGGTDELCELLTVLKRVGVKIIALLGKTDSALAAQSDVVLDVSVKEEACPHDLVPTSSTTAALAMGDALAVALLDQRNFTPEDFACFHPGGGLGKKLLLRVSDLMQSGKDIPIVKQSASMKDVILEMTAKRGVTSVVDEKGSIIGILTDGDLKRLLTKSHDIFALKVDEVMNKNPKTVDQGQLAVKAAKMMEDFRVTSLLVADKENRPVGIIHLHDIMRAGVL